The window TTGTCGCGGTAGGCGATTATCGTATCAGGATTTTCTATAATACCTGTACCCGTACGCACTTTCCCGTTGTCAAAGATCATGTAAACATGGACTTTTTCATCACGCGTCTTGAACTGGAAGCGGGCGTTGAATATGCAGCCGGTTTCAGTGTTGTATATCTCACGCCTGAATCTGGGGACGGTGGAAAATATGGCCGCCAGGGCCTTTAGGGACATTTTGAATGCAAACACCGACGCATCGGTACGGAACTTGTTCATGATAACCCTCCTTGTTGTATGCTTTTTCTGCTTCGGGTCTCAGTCTCAACTTGACGGCAGAAATGGTGCGAGTGCGTCTTCAGTCAGGCGCTTCACGACCGGCAGGGGATCGCTCTCGTACTCGTGCATGCCGCGGCTGTTGTACAGCGAGACCACTCCGTGCAGGTTTGTCCACAGCTTCAGGATGAGATAGCCTGCATCACCGCGGGGGAATCCCTCGTTCGCCTTTGATATCTCCTTCAATACCTTGCCAGTTATGTCGGCCAGGCGGAAGGCGGTCTCTTTTTCGGCACGGGCCGTAGGCTCCATCGCGGTGTTGATGTAGTCGTTATATTTGGGAACGGCCCAGTTAAACATTATGTTGTAGTAGTTTGCGTTCTTTATCCCGAAATCCACGTATTCCCTGCACATGGCCCTGAGCTTCTCGACCGGGTCCGTCAGATTTTCTATGGCGGCCTCCATTTTTGCATTGAGGATATCGAACCCCCTTGTGAGCACCATGAGGTATATCTCCTCCTTGCAGGAGAAGTAGTTATAGAGTGTTTTTGCGGCGAAGCCGAATTTACCGGCAAGGCTGCGCATGGTCAGGTTGTCGTAGCCGCCTTCTGCTATTATCTCAAGCGCATAGTCGAGAATGCATCCGCGAATCTCGGCAACCTTTTCCGCTGGACGCGCTGATTTCGGCATGTAAAACCTCCCTGCTCAGGGATTACGTAACATCAACATAGTTACAGTAACTAAGTTACCATTATAAGTCAAGACATATTTGTCTTGTTAAGATTAATCACAAATTCATAATGCCTTATGGAAATAGTATTGACTGTATATGTTTTAGAAGTAAGCATGTTGATATGAAAACATATGAAAAGAAAACCGGGTTCTCAAAATCCCTGGAAATTAAGATACGCGAAATGTGTATCGATGACGTTGCGGACGTGTTTCATCTGGGTGAAGAGCTGTTCACATTCAGTACTTTCCCAAATATGTTCCGCACATGGGACGAGTTCGAAGTGATCGATTTTTTTTCATCCGAATCCGAATTCTGTCTCGTGGCAACCCGCAAAGGAAAAATTGTTGGGTTTCTTCTGTCAACAATAATTGAAAAAAGGTCACGCAAATACGGCTATCTGGTCTGGTTTGGAGTTGACGGGTCGGTGCGCAGAAAAGGCGTGGCGTCGAAACTCTTCGACAGAATGAAACGCATCATGAAAAAGAGCGGTGTGAACATGATTATAATCGACACGCAGGCGGACAATGTCGAGGCCCTTGAATTCTTCAGGAAAAAGGGATTCTCCTCACCGCAGGCCCATGTTTATCTTTCATTGAATATTGATTGAATAAAGCCGGGGTTTAACCGCGATTACCCGTTCATCCCCTTGAATATGAGACTGAAAAACTGATCTGCGATATGTTCGATACCGGGCAGCCGCTTTCTTTTGTGGTTAAGGACAAAGTAATAATAAACGACCCTCAAAAGCGCGCCGATTATCATGTTGGCTATGATTTCGGTATCCAGGTCTTTGTTGACGAAGCCGGCATCCACACCCTTCTGAAGGTCTTCGACGACATACCTGAC of the Desulfomonilia bacterium genome contains:
- a CDS encoding TetR/AcrR family transcriptional regulator, encoding MPKSARPAEKVAEIRGCILDYALEIIAEGGYDNLTMRSLAGKFGFAAKTLYNYFSCKEEIYLMVLTRGFDILNAKMEAAIENLTDPVEKLRAMCREYVDFGIKNANYYNIMFNWAVPKYNDYINTAMEPTARAEKETAFRLADITGKVLKEISKANEGFPRGDAGYLILKLWTNLHGVVSLYNSRGMHEYESDPLPVVKRLTEDALAPFLPSS
- a CDS encoding GNAT family N-acetyltransferase — protein: MKTYEKKTGFSKSLEIKIREMCIDDVADVFHLGEELFTFSTFPNMFRTWDEFEVIDFFSSESEFCLVATRKGKIVGFLLSTIIEKRSRKYGYLVWFGVDGSVRRKGVASKLFDRMKRIMKKSGVNMIIIDTQADNVEALEFFRKKGFSSPQAHVYLSLNID